TCGTCTTCGTGACCGCCGGCGTGTGGCACTGGAGCGTGGAGATGTTCGGGGCGCTGTCCGGGGGCTACCACACCGGGGTGTTCCTCACGTTGGCGGCGAGCGTGCCCCTCTGGTTGGTGCTGTTCCGTTGGGTGCCGGGCCAGGCGTCGACGGAGGTGCGCATCGTGACGCTCGCCGCCGCTCACCTCTACGGCCTCGTCATGGTGGTCCCGCTGTTGAGCAGGGCGTTCGCCCACCTCGGGACGGCCCCCAGGCTCGACCACGGCTCCCCCGCCTTCACGCTGGCGGCGCTCGCAGGGGCCGCGGCCAGCCTCATCGGGGCCGTGGTGTCGCGGTGGCGCGGCGGGCCTGAGCCGGCGGGCCGGGGCACGGAACCCCGCGCGGGTCAGCGGACGCGACCCGCCGGACGCAGCACGTAGACTGCGGCGCCGGCCAGCAGGTTGGGGGCGCGGCCCGACATCCGCAGGCGGCGTCCGGACTGGGTGTAAGTGAACCGGCGGTCGATCACCAGACCGAGGTGGTCGAACAAATCCTCCAGGTCGGTCAGCGTGGTGAACCGGAGGTTCGGGGAGTTGTACCAGGCGTACGGGATCTCCTTGGAGATCGGCATCCGGCCGCCCAGCAGCCGCAGCCGGTTGGGGTAGTAGCCGAAGTTCGGCACCGACACGATCATCCGCTCGGCGACCCGCGCCATGTGCTGCAGGACGCTCTCGGGCCGCAGCATGGTCTGCAGGACGCGCGACAGCACCACCGTGTCGTAGGAGTCGTCGGCCAGGTCGGCCAGCGCCACGTCGATGTCGCGGTCGATCACCGGGACGCCGCGGCGGATGGCGGCCAAGACGGCGTCCGGGTCGATCTCGACGCCGGTGCCGCGGCAGCCGCGGGTACGGATCAGGTGGTCGAGCAGGATGCCCTCGCCGCAGCCCAGGTCCAGGACGCGGGAGCCGTCGAAGATCTGGTCGGCGACCAGCGCGAGGTCGGGACGCAGCCCGTCGCGGCGGCTCATCGGGCCTCCTCCAGGGCGCGGTCGAGGAAGGCGCGCAGCGTGGCGTGGTAGACGGCGTCCTCCAGCAGGAACGAGTCGTGACCGTACGGCGAACTGAGCTCGCGGAACGTCACCGGCAGCCCGGCGCCCTCGAGGTGATGCAGCATCCGCAGGGTGTGGGCGGTCGAGAACCGCCAGTCGGTGTCGAAGCTCAGCAGCAGGTACCGGACCGGGTCGGCGGCGACGTGCACCAGCGCGTCCGGGCGGGCGAAGGGGTCGAAGTAGTCCATGACGCGCGACAGGTACAGATAGCTCAGCGCGTCGAACCGCTCCAGGAACGCCTGGCCCTGGTGGTCCAGGTAGCTCTCCACCGCGAAGTCGATCCCGAAGCCCCGCGTGGACTCCTCGTCCTGGGGGGCGCGGCCGAACTTCGCGGTGAGGGCGTCCTCGGACAGGTACGTGATGTGGGCCATCATCCGCGCGATCGACAGCCCGACGTCGGGGCTGGTGCCCGCCGCGGCGTAGCGGCCCTCGTGGAAGTGGGGGTCGTCGGTGATCGCCCGCCGCGCCACCGCCGAGAACGCGATGTTCTGCGCGGTGAGCCGGCTGGACGCCGCCACGATGATGGCGTGCGTCATGTCCTGGGGGTGGCTCAGCGACCACTGCAGCACCTGCATGCCGCCCAGGGAGCCGCCCAGCACGGCCAGCACGCGGCTCAGGCCCAGGTGGGCCAGCAGGGCCCGGTGCACCGTGACGAAGTCGGCGACGTCCAGCAGCGGGAAGTCCATGCCGTAGGCCTCGCCGGTGGCCGGGTCGATCGAGCCGGGCCCGGTCGTGCCGCGGCAGCCGCCCAGCAGGTTGGCCGACACCACGAAGAACCGGTCGGTGTCCAGCGGACGCCCCGGGCCGATGAGGTTGTCCCACCAGCCCGGACGTCGGTCGCCGGGGTGCCAGCCGGCGGCGTGCGCGTCGCCGGTCAGCGCATGGCACAGGTAGACGACGTTCGAGGCGTCCGGCGCGAGCGTGCCGTACGTCTCGTAGGCGACGTCGACCGGACCCAGCCGCGAGCCGTTCGCCAGCACGAGGGGATCCTCGGCGGTGAACAGCCGCGCGGTCTGCGTCTCGACGAGCCCGACCGAGCCGTCCTGCCAGATCTCGGTCACGCAGACAGTGCCTGATCCAGGTCGGCGATCAGGTCGTCGGCGTTCTCGATGCCGATCGAGAGCCGGACGCCCTCGGGCGCCACGCCGGCGTCCTTGAGCTCGGTCTCGGTCAGCTGGCTGTGCGTGGTGGTGGCGTTGTGGATGGCGAGGCTCTTGGCGTCGCCGATGTTGGCCAGGTGGCTGAACAGCTCCAGGCCCTCGATGAGCCGCGACCCGCCCTCGCGTCCGGTCTTGACGCCGAAGCTGACCAGGCCGCCGTAGCCGCGTCCGGCCAGCACCCGGTCGGCGACCTCGCGGTAGCGGTCGCCCTCCAGGCCGGGGTACTGGACCCAGGCGACCCGGTCGTCCTTCTCGAGGAACTGCGCGACCGCCAGCGCGTTGGTGCTGTGCCGCTCCATCCGCAGGTGCAGCGTCTCCATGCCGAGCAGGATCTGGAACGCGTTCATCGGGGCGATGGCCGCCCCGGTGTTGCGCAGCATGACGGTGCGGGCGCGCATGATATAGGCGGCCGGCCCGGCGGCGTCGGTCCACACCGTCTCGTGGTAGGCGTGGTCGGGGCCCGTCAGGTTGCCGAACCGCTCGGCGTTGGCCGTCCAGTCGAACTTCCCGCCGTCGACGATCAGGCCGCCCATCACGGTGCCGTTGCCCGAGAGGTACTTGGTGGCGGCGTGCACCGAGATGTCTGCGCCCAGATCGAAGACCCGCTCCAGGTACGGCGTCGGCACCGTGTTGTCGACGATCAGGGGCAGGCCCAGCGCGTGCGCCGCGTCGGCCCAGGCGGGGATGTCCAGCACGTTGAGGGCGGGGTTGCCCATGGACTCGGCGAAGACCAACTTGGTGCGGTCGTCCACCACGGACGCCAGCGCGCCGGGCTCGTCGGGGTCGACGAAGCGGGTCTCGACGCCGAACTGCGGCAGGGTGTGGGCGAACAGCGCGTAGGTGCCGCCGTAGAGCTTCGAGCTGGCGACGATGTTGTCGCCCGCGCCGGCCAGGTTGAGCACCGCGTAGGTGATCGCGGCCGCGCCGGAGGCGGTGGCCAGGGACGCCAACCCGCCCTCCAGGGCGGTGATCCGCTGCTCAAGGGTGTTCTGGGTGGGGTTCATGATGCGCGTGTAGATGTTGCCCGGCTTGCGCAGCGCGAACAGGTCGGCGGCGTGCGCGGTGTCGTCGAAGACGTAGCTGGTGGTCTGGTAGATCGGGACGGCGCGCGCGTTCGTCGCGGGGTCGGCCTGCTCCTGACCCGCGTGGACGGCCAGGGTCTCGATGCTGTAGTCGCTCATCTGTGGGTGCTCCTTCGGCGCGGGCGAGTGTCGTCAGCCTAGGCGCGGCCCGCCCGCGGCCTCTGCGGCGTCTCGCCCCCCGGCCAGCGCGAAGCGCTCCAGCACCTCGTAGCGCGCCCCCCTGTCGCGCAGGTGCGAGGCGATCAGCACGTGCTCGGCGGCCGTCCAGGCCGGCGAGGCGTAGGCGTCCAGGACGCGCAGCAGCCGGGTGGCGTCCAGGCCGCGCCCCGAGCGTCCCAGCGTCAGGTGCGGGCGGAAGCGCGTCCCGTCGACGGTCGCCCCGGCCCGCACGGCCGCGTTCCGGGCGCGGCGCGCCAGCGCGCCCAGCGCCTCGGTGTCGCCCTCGATCGCGGCGAACAGCACCTTGGCGCGCCGCGGCTCCGGGAAGCAGCCGCCGCCGGAGACCGACAGGCGCAGCGGGGGCGTCCGCTCCGCCACCTCGGCGAGCGCCTCGACGAGCCGATCCTGGTGGCCGGCGTCAACGTCGGGCAGGAAGGACGTGGTGAGGTGCCAGTGCTCCGGCGGGGTCCAGCGCAGGCGGGGCTCGGCTTCGCGGCGCGGAGCGCAGAAGGCGTCCAGGTCGGCGACAACCTCGGGCGGCGGGACGAGGGCCGTGAACAGGCGTGCTCCCATGTCGGCGAGCCTAGGCGATCCCGGCGCGACGGGAAGGCGGAGTCGACGGCAAGAAATTCGGTGTTTCGGACACGAGGCCGCAGGATCGCTGCCAATCTGTAACCCGCGAGGGGGTGTTATGCCCGATCCAACAGGCCTACAGTCTCGCGCAAGCCCGACCCAACGGGGGGTCGGGAGCATGCCCGTCCAACGGCGGATCGGGCAGATGGAGGAGGGATTTCCATGCGGTTGAAGTCACTCATCGCGGCGGGCCTCGCGGGCATGATCGCCCTCGCCGGCTGCGCTTCCCCCGGCGGCCAGACGGCCGCCCCCACAGGCGGCGGCGGGGCGACCACGCCCGCGGCGGCGGGCGGCGGCGACGTCGGGGTGTTCACCTGGTGGGCCGAGGGCTCGGAGAAGGTGGGGCTGGAGGCCCTGCAGAAGGTGTTCAAGGAGAAGTACCCCAAGAACACGTTCGTCAACCTCGCGGTCGCCGGCGGCGCCGGGTCGAACGCCAAGGCGAAGCTGGCCGCCGACCTGAAGAACAACAACCCGCCGGACTCCTTCCAGGGCCACGCGGGCGCCGAGCTCTTCGACTACATCCAGGCCGGCCAGATCGAGCCCGTCAACGACGTCATGGATGGCCTCGGCGGCGCCAAGGTGTTCCCCAAGAACCTGCTGGACCTGATCACGGTCGACGGCAAGATCTACTCCGTCCCCTCCAACGTGCACCGCTCCAACGTCGTGTGGTCGAACCCGACGGTGCTGGCCAAGGCCAACATCGGCGCCGAGGCTCCGGCCAGCCTGGACGCGTGGCTCGCCGACATGCAGAAGCTGAAGGACGCCGGCGTGCAGACTCCGCTCGCGGTCGGCACCGCGCCGTGGACGCAGCTCCACCTGTTCGAGAGCGTCCTGCTCAGCGAGTTGGGCACCGACGGCTACGTGCAGCTGTTCTCCGACGGCGACTGGACCTCTGAGAAGGTGAAGTCGGCGGTCGACAAGTTCGGCAAGCTGCTGTCCTTCGCCAACACCGGCGGCGCCGACGACTGGCCGCAGGCGACCGACATGGTCATCGACGGCAAGGCCGCCTACAACGTGATGGGCGACTGGGCGGTCGCGCAGTTCACCGAGAAGGGCAAGAAGGAGAAGACGGACTACCTGTACTGGCCGACCCCGGGCACCGACGGCACCTTCCTGTTCCTGGCCGACTCGTTCACGCTGCCCAAGGGTGCCAAGAACGCCAGCGGCGCCAAGGACTGGTTGAACACGGTCGGCTCGGCCGAGGGCCAGAAGGCGTTCAACCTGGCCAAGGGCTCGATCCCGGCGCGCACTGACGTGTCGGTCAGCGACTTCCCCGCCTACCAGCAGTCCGCGATGAAGTCCTTCCAGTCCGACAAGATCGCCCCCTCGATCGCGCACGGCGCGGCGGCCCAGCAGGCCTGGAGCTCCGACATCACCACGGCGCTGTCGAAGTACGTCACCGACAAGGACGCGGCGGCCTTCGTCACCGCGCTCGGCGCGGCGGCGTCCAAGAACCGCTAGGCACGCCACGACCGGACGCCGGGGCTCACGGGCTCCGGCGTCCGGCTGACGACGGGGGTGGGTATGAGGAACCGATGGCAGGGGCTGGCGATGGTCGCCCCGTCGATCGTCCTGGTGATCGTGTTCGTGTACGGGCTGATCGGCCAGAACGTGGCGACCTCCTTCGAGCGGGTCACGCAGAAGACGTTCGCCGGCAACGAGAAGGTCGTCGCCCAGGGCGGGGTCGCGAACTACGCCGACCTGCTGGCCGACCCCCGCTACCAGCACGCGTTGTGGAACCTGCTGGTCCTGACCGTGGTGTTCGTGGGCGGGACGATGCTGTTCGGCGTGCTGTGGGCGCTGCTGCTGGAGAAGGGCGTCTCGGGTGAGGGCTTCTTCCGGTCGGTGTACCTGTTCCCGATGGCGGTCTCCTTCATCGCGTCCGGCACGGTGTGGAAGTGGCTGCTGTCGCCGGGCATCGGCGACCACGAGGCCATCGGGCTGAACCGGCTGTTCCTGATGGTGGGCCTGCCGGGGCTGCAGAGCCGGTGGTGGACCGACCCCGGGCCGTTCAACATGGCGGCGATGGCGCTGCCGGCGATCTGGCAGCTGTCGGGGTACGTGATGGCGCTGTTCCTGGCCGGCTTCCGCGGCATCTCCGACGACCAGCGGGAGGCCGCCCGCGTGGACGGGGCGTCGGAGTGGCGGGTGTACCGGCACGTGCTGTTCCCGCAGCTCTCCCCCATCGCGCTGTCGGCGCTCATCATCATCGGCCACATGTCGATGAAGACCTTCGACCTGATCTACTCCATCGCCGGGCAGAACAACTACGTCGCCGACGTCCCCGCGACGCTGATGTGGGTGCAGCTGTTCCAGCAGCGCAACGCGCCGACGGCGGCCGCCAACGCGACGATCCTGCTGCTCATCGTGGCGGTGGTCGTCGTGCCCTACCTCGTCTACACCAACCGCACCGAGGGGGCGAAGGGCCGATGACGACCGTGATCGCGGCCGCGCCCCCGCGCCGGCGCGCCGCCACCCCCAGCCAGCTCACCTGGCGCTCGATCCGGATGGCCCTGCTGATCCTGTTCGCCGTCGGCGTCCTGATGCCGATCTACGTCGTGCTGGTCACCAGCTTCAAGTCCCCGGCCGACTTCTCGGTGGTGGACGCCTGGAACCTGCCGGCCCGGCTCAGTTTCTCCGGCTGGCAGGCCGCCTGGGAGGCGCTGGCGCCCGCGCTGGCCCGCTCGCTGGTGCTGGGCGTCAGCGCAGCGGTGATCTCCTCGATCCTCGGCTCGATGAACGGCTTCGTGTTCGCCAAGTGGCGGTTCCCGGGGGCCAACGTCGTCTTCACGCTGTTCCTGTTCGGGATGTTCATCCCCTACCAGGCCGTCATGATCCCGCTGCAGCAGCTCATGATCGGCCTCAACGACACCGTGCCGGCGCTCTACGGCATCCCGACGCTGATCATCGCCCACGTCATCTACGGCATCCCGATCTGCACGCTCATCTTCCGCAACTACTACGCCACCGCGGTGCCCGACGAGATCCTGGAGGCGGCGCGCGTCGACGGGGCCGGCATGTGGCGGATCTACTCCTCGATCGTGCTGCCGGTCTCCGCCCCCGCCTTCGTCGTGACGCTGATCTGGCAGTTCACCTCGGCCTGGAACGACTTCCTGTTCGCGCTGTTCCTGACCGACCGCAACTCCGGACCCGTCACCTACGCGCTGCAGGAGCTGGCCTCGGCGCAGAACCCGGACTACTCCCGGATGATGGCGGGCGTGCTGATCGCGTCCCTGCCCACGCTGCTGGTCTACATCCTGCTGGGCCGGTACTTCGTCAGCGGCCTGATGAGCGGCTCGGTCAAGTAGCCGCCCGCGCGGCCGTGGGAGGATGGGTCCCGACGAAAGGACACCGATGGGAACCCTGGAAGACCGGCTGCACGGCGACATGATCGCCGCGATGAAGGCGCGCGACGGCGAGCTGACCACGACGCTGCGGATGGCGATCGGCGCGCTCAAGAACGAGAAGGTGGCCGGCAAGCAGGCCCGGGAGCTGAGCGCAGAAGACGAGATCGCCGTGCTGCAGCGCGAGGTCCGGACCCGCCGCGACTCGGCGCAGGCCTACACCGACGGCGGGCGTCCCGAGCTGGCCGCCAAGGAGCTCGCCGAGGCCGAGGTGCTGTCGGTCTACCTGCCCTCCATGCTGTCCGAGGACGAAGTCGACGCCCTGGTGGCCGAGGAAGTCGCCGCGGCGGAGGCGGCTGCCGGAGAGAAGCCGACGATGCGCCAGATGGGCGCTGTTATCAAGGCGGTCAACGAGCGGGCGGCCGGACGCGCCGAGGGCCGGACCGTGGCGGCCAAGGTCAAGGCCGCCCTGTCCTGACGCGGGGGCGACGCCTCGTCCTGCCGCGGGCGCGCGCGGCGGGCGTAGCGTGGAGTCCACCGCACGAAGGAGTCGGGATGACCGAGCAACTGCGTCTCAAGCGCGTCTATGAGGAGGCGTCCTCCGACGACGGCTTCCGCGTCCTGGTGGACCGCCTGTGGCCCCGCGGCGAGAGCCGGGCGAAGGCGGACCTCGACCTGTGGGACAAGGACGTGGCCCCGAGCACCGAGCTCCGCGACTGGTTCGGCCACGACCCCGCCCGGTTCGCGGAGTTCACCGCGCGCTATCGCGCCGAACTGTCCGGCTCGGACGCCCTGGACCACCTCGTCGGGCTGCTGGAGCCGCACGCGCTCGTGACGCTGCTCTTCGGGGCCCGCGACACGGTTCACAATCAGGCGGTGGTGCTGGCCGACGTGCTGGCGGAGCGCCTCGGCGTCCCGGCACCGACCGCCGTCAGCTGAGCCGACCGGCGGCCGAGGTCGGCCGGGCCCGCCCCCCGAGTTCCGCGGCGCCGAGGGCCGCCAACGGGATGGCCGTGACCAGCAGTTCGAAACGGTCCGGCAGGTCGAGCGCGGCCAGCACCGGCGCGCGCCGCGCCCGCTCCCGCAGCCGGTCGCGGACGGCCTCGGCCAGCGGCTCCCCCAGCGAGGTCAGTCCCCCGCCCGCCACGACCAGGTCGACGCCCGCGGCGAAGACCAGCACCTGCACCGCCGTCGCGATCCCGTCGCTGAGAGTGTGCAGCGCGGCCGCAGCGCGCCGATCCCCCGCGGCCGCCGCCACGAACGGGTCGGGCCTCGGGGTCGGCACCGGCCACAGCCGGGCGAGCGCCGATCCCGACGCGATCGTCTCCAGGCAGCCGGTCTGCCCGCACGAGCAGGGAACCCCGGTGCCGACCGGCAGGTGGCCGATCTCGCCGGCGGCCCCGCGGGGTCCCCGGACCACCTCGCCGTCCACCACGACGGCGGCGGCGAGTCCGGTGCCGAGGTTGAGGTACCCCAGCCCCAGGTCGGCGTAGCGCGACGAGCGCGCGCACAGCGCCTCGCGCGCCCCGAGGCCCGCCGCCTTGACGTCGTTCTCGACGCTCACCGGCAGGCCCAGCTCCGCCCCCAGCAGCGGGCCCAGCTCGAGGCGGTCCACCCGCAGGTTGGCCGCGTGCAACACGGTTCCGGTCGCGCCGTCCACCAGGCCGGGCATGCACGCCCCGACGCTGAGGCTGCGCGCCTCCTCGTCGTCCAGGGACGCCTCCGCGATGGCGCGGCGGGCGATCCGCACCGCCGCCGCGAGCACGGCGTCGGGCCCGCTGCCCGAGCGGGTGGTCTCGTGGGCGATGACCTTGTCGTGCGGGTCCAGGACGACCGCGGCGGTCTTGGTCCCCCCGATGTCGATCCCGAGCTTCATCGCGAAGCACTCCCCTCGGGCACCTCGACGGGATCGGGAAGCCGGGTGAGCAGTTCGACGAGGGCGCGCCCGACCCCCGCGGAGGCCCCGTAGGTGACCAGATCGCCGAAGCCTCGGGGCCAGCCGCACTCCACGACGATCACGGGGTGACCGGCCGCGCGCAGCGCGTCGGCCACGGCCGGCGCGGGATGCCCGGCCGCCAGGCCGCGCGCGACCACCGCCACCTTCGCACCGGGCGGCACATCGCCCGCGGCGATGGTGGCCCCGACGGCCGCCGCCCCCCAGACGACCCGCCCGACGGCCAGGTTGGCCTCCGACTCGACCTGGACGATGGCGGCGGGGGCGTCGTCGGCCAGCCACGCCGCGGCGCCGGCGCCGATCTCGAAGGCGTCGGCGATCTCGGGACGCGGGTCGGTTCCGGGTGCCGGGGCGGGCGACGGGGTGGCCTGGTCGTCGATGAGCGCCTGCACGCGGGCGGCCGAGGCCGCCAGCTCCTCGGGCTCGATCCGGCCCTGCGCCACGGCGTCCTCGATCGCCGCGACGACCCGCTCGAGCAGGTCCGGCCCGGTGTTCGGGCCGAGGCAGAGCAGGTCGGCGCCGGCGGCCAGCGCCCGGACGGCCGCCTCGGGGATCCCGATGTCGCCCGACGCGCCGGCCATGTCGAGGGCGTCGGTGACGATGACGCCGCGGAACCCGAGCCGGCCGCGCAGTTCGCCGCGCAGCACCGCCGGGGAGAACGTGGCGGGCCGCTCGGGGTCCAGCGCCGGCACCACGATGTGCGACGTCATGACGGCAGGGATGCCCGCCTGCACGACGGCCCGGAACGGTTCGAGCTCGCGGGCGTCGAGCACCTCGCGGGTGGCGTCGACGCGCGGGAGGGCGAGGTGGGAGTCCGTGGTGGTGTCGCCGTGGCCCGGGAAGTGCTTGGCGCAGGCGGCCACCCCGGCGTCCCGCAGGCCCCGGACCCACGCGACGGCGTGCCGGGCGACCAGCGGGGCCGTCGCTCCGAACGACCGGACGCCGATCACCGGGTTGTCGGGCGCGGAGTTGATGTCGACGACGGGGCCCAGATCCAGCCCGATGCCCAGCACGGCCAGGTCGCGGCCGATCCGGCGGGCGGACGCGGCGGTGAGCGCGGGGTCGTCGAGCCGCCCCAGGACGGCGTTGCCCGGCTCCGGGGATCCGGCGAGGTAGTGCAGCCGGGTGACGTCGCCGCCCTCCTCATCGGTGGCGATGAGGAGGCCCGGGCACCGGCGGTGCAGATCGGCGCACAGCGCGGAGACGGCCGCCGGGTCGGCGATGTTGGCCCCGTAGAGGCACACCGAGGCGAGCCCATCCCGGTGCGCGGCGACGAGCCAGGCGGGCACGGTCATGCCGTCGAAACCGGGCAGGAGCGTGCGGAGGATGAGGCGCCGCAGCGCCCCTGTGGTGGTGTCCATGATCAGCCCTTCACCGCTCCGCCGACCAGGCCGCTGGACATCCGCCCCTGGACCAGCAGGAAGAACACGATGACCGGCAGGGCGACCAGCGTCGAGGCGGCCATCACCTGCCCCCAGTCCGTCTCGCGGGTGGCGCTGGCCTGCAGGAAGCCGCGCAGCCACAGCGGCAGGGTCCGGGACTGCTCCTCGGTCATGATGACCAGGGCGATCGTGAACTCGTTCCACGCCTGGAGGAAGGCGTACACCCCCGAGGCGACCAGTCCGGGCGCGAGCAGCGGGAACGTGATGCGCAGGAAGGCCTGGGTGCGGGACAGCCCGTCGACCATGGCGGCCTCCTCCAGGTCCACCGGGACACCGGCGACGAAGCCGCGCAGCATCCAGACGGTGAAGGGGACGACCGCGGCCGTGTAGAGCACGATCAGGCCGATCGCCTGGTTGAGCAGCCCCAGGGAGCTCATCATCTTGTACTGCGCGATGAACAGGCCCTCGGCGGGCAGCATCTGGATGAACAGCAGCGCCAGGATGAAGGAGCGCCGGCCGCGGAACTTGAACCGGCTAATCGCCAGGGCGCCGAGGAAGGCGATTACGATCGCCGCCGCGACGGTGCACAGCGTCACCACCAGCGACGTGCCCAGGGCGCGGACGAAGGCCGGATCGGAGATCACCGTGACGAAGTTGTCCAGGCTGCCGTCGGCGAACGGGGTCAGCGTGGGCGTGGTGCGCTGCAGGATGACGTTGGGCAGGAAGGCCGAGTTGATCATCCAGTAGACGGGGAAGACCCAGGCCAGCGCGATCACGATCGCGACCAGGCTCCACAGCACGGTCGTCGGGCGCGGGAGGCGGCGGCGAGGGGTCGGGGCGGCCGCACGGGACGGGCGCTGGTCG
Above is a window of Propioniciclava coleopterorum DNA encoding:
- a CDS encoding ABC transporter substrate-binding protein, whose translation is MRLKSLIAAGLAGMIALAGCASPGGQTAAPTGGGGATTPAAAGGGDVGVFTWWAEGSEKVGLEALQKVFKEKYPKNTFVNLAVAGGAGSNAKAKLAADLKNNNPPDSFQGHAGAELFDYIQAGQIEPVNDVMDGLGGAKVFPKNLLDLITVDGKIYSVPSNVHRSNVVWSNPTVLAKANIGAEAPASLDAWLADMQKLKDAGVQTPLAVGTAPWTQLHLFESVLLSELGTDGYVQLFSDGDWTSEKVKSAVDKFGKLLSFANTGGADDWPQATDMVIDGKAAYNVMGDWAVAQFTEKGKKEKTDYLYWPTPGTDGTFLFLADSFTLPKGAKNASGAKDWLNTVGSAEGQKAFNLAKGSIPARTDVSVSDFPAYQQSAMKSFQSDKIAPSIAHGAAAQQAWSSDITTALSKYVTDKDAAAFVTALGAAASKNR
- a CDS encoding O-acetylhomoserine aminocarboxypropyltransferase/cysteine synthase family protein — translated: MSDYSIETLAVHAGQEQADPATNARAVPIYQTTSYVFDDTAHAADLFALRKPGNIYTRIMNPTQNTLEQRITALEGGLASLATASGAAAITYAVLNLAGAGDNIVASSKLYGGTYALFAHTLPQFGVETRFVDPDEPGALASVVDDRTKLVFAESMGNPALNVLDIPAWADAAHALGLPLIVDNTVPTPYLERVFDLGADISVHAATKYLSGNGTVMGGLIVDGGKFDWTANAERFGNLTGPDHAYHETVWTDAAGPAAYIMRARTVMLRNTGAAIAPMNAFQILLGMETLHLRMERHSTNALAVAQFLEKDDRVAWVQYPGLEGDRYREVADRVLAGRGYGGLVSFGVKTGREGGSRLIEGLELFSHLANIGDAKSLAIHNATTTHSQLTETELKDAGVAPEGVRLSIGIENADDLIADLDQALSA
- a CDS encoding carbohydrate ABC transporter permease, which produces MTTVIAAAPPRRRAATPSQLTWRSIRMALLILFAVGVLMPIYVVLVTSFKSPADFSVVDAWNLPARLSFSGWQAAWEALAPALARSLVLGVSAAVISSILGSMNGFVFAKWRFPGANVVFTLFLFGMFIPYQAVMIPLQQLMIGLNDTVPALYGIPTLIIAHVIYGIPICTLIFRNYYATAVPDEILEAARVDGAGMWRIYSSIVLPVSAPAFVVTLIWQFTSAWNDFLFALFLTDRNSGPVTYALQELASAQNPDYSRMMAGVLIASLPTLLVYILLGRYFVSGLMSGSVK
- the thpR gene encoding RNA 2',3'-cyclic phosphodiesterase, with the protein product MGARLFTALVPPPEVVADLDAFCAPRREAEPRLRWTPPEHWHLTTSFLPDVDAGHQDRLVEALAEVAERTPPLRLSVSGGGCFPEPRRAKVLFAAIEGDTEALGALARRARNAAVRAGATVDGTRFRPHLTLGRSGRGLDATRLLRVLDAYASPAWTAAEHVLIASHLRDRGARYEVLERFALAGGRDAAEAAGGPRLG
- the metW gene encoding methionine biosynthesis protein MetW, producing MSRRDGLRPDLALVADQIFDGSRVLDLGCGEGILLDHLIRTRGCRGTGVEIDPDAVLAAIRRGVPVIDRDIDVALADLADDSYDTVVLSRVLQTMLRPESVLQHMARVAERMIVSVPNFGYYPNRLRLLGGRMPISKEIPYAWYNSPNLRFTTLTDLEDLFDHLGLVIDRRFTYTQSGRRLRMSGRAPNLLAGAAVYVLRPAGRVR
- a CDS encoding GatB/YqeY domain-containing protein; translated protein: MGTLEDRLHGDMIAAMKARDGELTTTLRMAIGALKNEKVAGKQARELSAEDEIAVLQREVRTRRDSAQAYTDGGRPELAAKELAEAEVLSVYLPSMLSEDEVDALVAEEVAAAEAAAGEKPTMRQMGAVIKAVNERAAGRAEGRTVAAKVKAALS
- a CDS encoding ROK family protein, giving the protein MKLGIDIGGTKTAAVVLDPHDKVIAHETTRSGSGPDAVLAAAVRIARRAIAEASLDDEEARSLSVGACMPGLVDGATGTVLHAANLRVDRLELGPLLGAELGLPVSVENDVKAAGLGAREALCARSSRYADLGLGYLNLGTGLAAAVVVDGEVVRGPRGAAGEIGHLPVGTGVPCSCGQTGCLETIASGSALARLWPVPTPRPDPFVAAAAGDRRAAAALHTLSDGIATAVQVLVFAAGVDLVVAGGGLTSLGEPLAEAVRDRLRERARRAPVLAALDLPDRFELLVTAIPLAALGAAELGGRARPTSAAGRLS
- a CDS encoding DUF488 domain-containing protein, with the translated sequence MTEQLRLKRVYEEASSDDGFRVLVDRLWPRGESRAKADLDLWDKDVAPSTELRDWFGHDPARFAEFTARYRAELSGSDALDHLVGLLEPHALVTLLFGARDTVHNQAVVLADVLAERLGVPAPTAVS
- the metX gene encoding homoserine O-acetyltransferase MetX; protein product: MTEIWQDGSVGLVETQTARLFTAEDPLVLANGSRLGPVDVAYETYGTLAPDASNVVYLCHALTGDAHAAGWHPGDRRPGWWDNLIGPGRPLDTDRFFVVSANLLGGCRGTTGPGSIDPATGEAYGMDFPLLDVADFVTVHRALLAHLGLSRVLAVLGGSLGGMQVLQWSLSHPQDMTHAIIVAASSRLTAQNIAFSAVARRAITDDPHFHEGRYAAAGTSPDVGLSIARMMAHITYLSEDALTAKFGRAPQDEESTRGFGIDFAVESYLDHQGQAFLERFDALSYLYLSRVMDYFDPFARPDALVHVAADPVRYLLLSFDTDWRFSTAHTLRMLHHLEGAGLPVTFRELSSPYGHDSFLLEDAVYHATLRAFLDRALEEAR
- a CDS encoding carbohydrate ABC transporter permease, yielding MRNRWQGLAMVAPSIVLVIVFVYGLIGQNVATSFERVTQKTFAGNEKVVAQGGVANYADLLADPRYQHALWNLLVLTVVFVGGTMLFGVLWALLLEKGVSGEGFFRSVYLFPMAVSFIASGTVWKWLLSPGIGDHEAIGLNRLFLMVGLPGLQSRWWTDPGPFNMAAMALPAIWQLSGYVMALFLAGFRGISDDQREAARVDGASEWRVYRHVLFPQLSPIALSALIIIGHMSMKTFDLIYSIAGQNNYVADVPATLMWVQLFQQRNAPTAAANATILLLIVAVVVVPYLVYTNRTEGAKGR
- a CDS encoding glycoside hydrolase family 3 protein — protein: MDTTTGALRRLILRTLLPGFDGMTVPAWLVAAHRDGLASVCLYGANIADPAAVSALCADLHRRCPGLLIATDEEGGDVTRLHYLAGSPEPGNAVLGRLDDPALTAASARRIGRDLAVLGIGLDLGPVVDINSAPDNPVIGVRSFGATAPLVARHAVAWVRGLRDAGVAACAKHFPGHGDTTTDSHLALPRVDATREVLDARELEPFRAVVQAGIPAVMTSHIVVPALDPERPATFSPAVLRGELRGRLGFRGVIVTDALDMAGASGDIGIPEAAVRALAAGADLLCLGPNTGPDLLERVVAAIEDAVAQGRIEPEELAASAARVQALIDDQATPSPAPAPGTDPRPEIADAFEIGAGAAAWLADDAPAAIVQVESEANLAVGRVVWGAAAVGATIAAGDVPPGAKVAVVARGLAAGHPAPAVADALRAAGHPVIVVECGWPRGFGDLVTYGASAGVGRALVELLTRLPDPVEVPEGSASR